The genome window AACGATGAAAAAACCCGCCTGCAAACGGAACTTGATAGCCTTGAAGCACAAATAGAACAAGTTAATGCGGGTAAAACAAAAATGTCGGCAATGTTGCAGGCAAAAAACGATTCGCTTAAGGCTAAGATCAGGGTTTTACGCAGCGAGCTTTCAAAAGGCAAGCTAACCGTAGCCGAACTATCAAAGGCCCAGGAAGATGTAAAACAGTTAAGGTATTTTGTTACCAAATATACAGCTGATATTGAAGAATTGAAAAAACAGAATGCATCACTTGCTGTTGAACGCGACACCTTAAAAACCAACTTAGTATCTGCTGCTAAAAAAGACAGCGCTTTAACAAAGCAAAATAAAGAACTGGATACCAAGGTTAAAGTAGCATCGGCACTTAAAATTGCTACCGTTGATATTGTGGCCTATAAAATAAGGGGCAGTGGTAAAGAGGTAGATACCAAAAGGGCTAGTCCTGCTAAAAAAATCAAAATAAACTTTACCGTTGCAAGCAATGCTGTAGCCGAAAAAGCGATGCACGACATTTATGTTCGTGTGATTGACCCGACAGGTAACTTAATAACCGGGGCCGACTCAGGTACATTTAATGCTGACGGACAGGAACTGCAGTTTACCTATAAAACAGCTATTGAGTTTAAAGATGACGGAAGCGCATATACTATCGACTGGCTAAACCCGGTGGCTTTCCAAAAAGGCTCCTATACCGTGCTGCTATACGCTGATGGCTATACGATGGGTAAAACCAGCTTTATGTTGAAGTAATCGTTATTAACATACAAACAAAAAGCACCGCAATGGTGCTTTTTTGTTTTAAATGCAATTATTTCTGTTTGTTATATCCCCGGTAAACTGTATTTTCATTTCATCTAAACGTTGCACGATAATGAAAAAAATAATTAGCCTGCTTATACCACTCACCATTTCCTGCCTGGCAGCTATCGCACAGGTAGAGACCGTTAAAACTACAGGGACAATAACTAGGACCAACGCCTCAGGCACCACCACAACCATCGTAAAGAGAACCAGCAACATAGACTCAAATACTATTGTTAAAGATTCCGCTGGCGTACGATATGCTTATAACGAATGGCACAACTTAATTGTAACCGGCAAGTACAAATTGATGAACCAGCCGACAGATAAGGCTGATGAATTTACACTAGTAAAAAAAGATGCGCTGGAAATAACCGCCATGAAAAATTTCAGGCTTCCAACCGATGAAAGCGGCTATATTAAAACGGGAAATAAACTTGACCTTTTCAGCGCAAAAGATATCGCAGGGTATAAAATAAGGCCGAAAGACCTGGAAGGTAAAGTAGTGGT of Mucilaginibacter xinganensis contains these proteins:
- a CDS encoding TlpA disulfide reductase family protein → MKKIISLLIPLTISCLAAIAQVETVKTTGTITRTNASGTTTTIVKRTSNIDSNTIVKDSAGVRYAYNEWHNLIVTGKYKLMNQPTDKADEFTLVKKDALEITAMKNFRLPTDESGYIKTGNKLDLFSAKDIAGYKIRPKDLEGKVVVLNFWFIACPPCKEEIPELNKIALRYASNPNIVFIAVALDGKEDLQKFLKYNPFSYHIVDDGKEIAAKYEIKGYPTSIILDKEGKVKLHTTGYGPYTLNDFTKTIEEAVK